In the genome of Halostella salina, the window TCACGCCGGCACCGCGGTAGTTGTACGCGACGAGCGCGACGTGGTCGTCGCTCGTCCAGCCGCCGTCGACGCGGTCCGTGGCGAACGTCGCCGCGTCGAGTTCGGCGGGGTCGGTGACGGGCTCGAACGGGAACGCCGCCAGCCCGGCGAAGGGGAGCGGGGCCGAGACGAGCACGGCGACGACGGCCGCCGCGGCGGCGACGCGCCCGAACGCCGGCCGCCGGCGGACCAGCACGGCGAGGCCGACCGCCGCGGCGACGACCAGCCCCGGGTGGACGAACGTCACCGACCTGACGACCAGGTCCTCGTACACCGGCGTCCGGCCGGCCGTGAGCGCGAACCCGACCGCCGCGAGCGGGCCGAGGACGAGCGCGAACATCGCGAGACCCCGGTCGGAGGCGAGGCGGGACAGACCGACCCCGGCGGCGGCGAGCACGACGACCAGCGGCAGGGTCAGCGTCAGGAGCAGCGACGACGTCGTCGCGGTCCCCGGGTAGACCGCGACCGCCGCGTTCAGCACGAAGACGGCCACGCCAGCGCCGAAGACCGCGACCGCCGCGCCGCGCCGGACGGCGGCGGAGGCGGTGTCGAGCCACCTGGCCAGCGCGACGACGAGCACCACCCACGCGAGGAACAGCCCGAGCGAGGCGGAGACGCTGCCGGCCTTCGGGAGGTCGGCGGCCGCGTAGTAGCCGAACGTCAGCAGCCAGAAGCCGGCCGTCCCGAGCGCCCCGTACGCGAGCCGCCGCGTCGTGGGCCGCCGTGCGACCCCGAGAGCGACCAGCGTCGTCCCGACGAGCCCGGCGACGAACGCGCTCAGGCTGTGGACGACCGGCACCGTGACGGCCAGGGCCGCGGTCAGCGCGAGCCAGCGGCGGCGCTCCGTCCGCAGCGTCCGGCCGAGCGCGAGAGCGAGGCAGGCGACGACCGCCAGCCCGAACACCTCCGCGTTGACCGACATCGACCGGAACAGGTAGGGCCCCTCGACGGCCAGGGCGAGCCCCGCGAACGCGGCCGCGCCGCGCCGGACGGGGGCCGAAAAGTCGGCCGCGAGCGAGCGGGCGTACGCCATCGCGACCAGCGAGGGGACGGTCGCCAGACAGGCGACGAGCGCCTGGGCCACGTACAGCGGGGCGACCCCCGTGACCTCGCTCACGACCGCGAGCAGCGTCGCGAACAGGTACTCGTCGGGTGCCGGCGCGGCCGGGCCGGCCAGCGCGACGCCGTCGGTCGCGAGGATCCGCTCCGCGCTGCTCACGAAGACGAACCCGTCGGTGTTGAACGGCAGCGGCGAGGCGTACAGCGACGAGAGGCGGGTCGCCGCGCCGACCGCGAGGACGGCCACAACCAGCAGCCAGTCGGGGCGGCGTCGGCTCATCGCGACCCCCCGAGCAGCCGCGATGGAGCCACCGAACTGTACCGCCAGGCGACGACGCCCGCGCTGACGAGCGCCAGCGCGAGCGAGCCGAGGGCCAGCGGCCCGACGACGGAGAGCGGGACGCGGGGGGTCACGCGGACGCCGAACACGGTGAGCGTTCCGACGACGGAGAGCGTCCAGACCGTCGCCGCGGCGAGGGCGATGCTGACCGCCGCCGCCGGCAGCCCGATCCGGAGCGCGTCGCCGAGCACCAGCCGTCCGATCCGGCGCGGGCCAGCGCCCACCGCCCGGTGGACGCCGATGTCGCCGCGGCGGGCCTGGACGGCGTCGGCGAACGCCGCGACCGTGCTGCCGACCGTCATCACCACGCCCAGCGCCACGAGCGTCGCCAGCACGAGCCAGAGGTTGCCGAACACCCGCGAAAGCAGGCCGCCGGCTCCGACCCCGCCGGGAGCCTCGTCGCTCGACGCGACGGCGCTTGCCAGCCGTTCGTCGCCGGTCACGCGGTACGTCCCCGTCGCTGCCCCGCCGCCGGCGGTCACCTGAACGGTGTACTCGCCGGGCGGGCGTCGGTCGAGCGTCGCCGAGACGGTCCGGTCGCGTCCCGGAGCCAGTTCCAGCGGTTCCGAGACGGCCACGCCGGGACCGTCGACCGACAGCGTCCGGTCGAGCGACACCCCCCACGGGTTCCTGACGCGGACCCGGACGGACGGGGTCGTGAACAC includes:
- a CDS encoding sodium/phosphate symporter, which codes for MSRRRPDWLLVVAVLAVGAATRLSSLYASPLPFNTDGFVFVSSAERILATDGVALAGPAAPAPDEYLFATLLAVVSEVTGVAPLYVAQALVACLATVPSLVAMAYARSLAADFSAPVRRGAAAFAGLALAVEGPYLFRSMSVNAEVFGLAVVACLALALGRTLRTERRRWLALTAALAVTVPVVHSLSAFVAGLVGTTLVALGVARRPTTRRLAYGALGTAGFWLLTFGYYAAADLPKAGSVSASLGLFLAWVVLVVALARWLDTASAAVRRGAAVAVFGAGVAVFVLNAAVAVYPGTATTSSLLLTLTLPLVVVLAAAGVGLSRLASDRGLAMFALVLGPLAAVGFALTAGRTPVYEDLVVRSVTFVHPGLVVAAAVGLAVLVRRRPAFGRVAAAAAVVAVLVSAPLPFAGLAAFPFEPVTDPAELDAATFATDRVDGGWTSDDHVALVAYNYRGAGVTDLPTTAWLRGDAPPPDCPVVARSSWKTVGAPGPTEPLDISRSAYDEWVMTGDVVYAGGADSSIVLRWEPGRCDAGLPGGGP